A region of Gadus morhua chromosome 18, gadMor3.0, whole genome shotgun sequence DNA encodes the following proteins:
- the zgc:194990 gene encoding butyrophilin subfamily 3 member A1 has product MMKDCLQFLVEPAKKLKIRLKETRKRVRNDRKEPLVESQLFIMELARELNKMCQRSHVLSHIWTFEDSWPASVCRDFIVEWAAVIEKRVQPRLIQTESQAERTEKRDWKGHLLCMLEAGGEYEMAPHKRVILDWVLDVRSRPEASIWPGEPVLMMLDDLEFQWKRGRLPNLLPAMELIMLALLNAQSPEKEDVTKQWLVRKQRTQRIDAARYIPHSVWNWICEAAEDVLLDPDTANGDLLISDDAKRMRCGVEGGDAPCCARRFDGWRCAAARRGYASGRRYWEVEVGDRDWRLGVAKARAPRRGYRALNADSGYLTLRLERGSELKALTVPATPLAPGLAPPRRVGVYLDYEQGQLSFYDAQRRAHLYTYNERFTEELTPVFGTVEAMKDLVIRPAAVRGPCLCPGPCLWN; this is encoded by the exons ATGATGAAGGACTGCCTGCAGTTCCTCGTTGAACCCGCTAAAAAGCTGAAGATTCGCCTCAAG GAAACTCGGAAGAGAGTCCGGAATGACAGGAAGGAACCTCTGGTGGAAAGTCAGCTGTTTATTATGGAACTGGCTCGGGAGCTGAATAAAATGTGCCAG AGGTCCCACGTCCTCAGCCACATCTGGACCTTCGAGGACAGCTGGCCTGCCAGCGTGTGTCGGGACTTCATCGTGGAGTGGGCCGCCGTGATCGAGAAGAGGGTGCAG CCCCGGCTGATCCAGACGGAGAGCCAGGCGGAGAGGACGGAGAAGAGGGACTGGAAAGGCCACCTGCTGTGCATGCTGGAGGCCGGGGGGGAGTACGAAATGGCGCCCCACAAGAGAGTCATCCTGGACTGGGTACTGGACGTCAGGAGCCGGCCGGAG gcgtCTATCTGGCCGGGGGAGCCTGTGCTGATGATGCTGGATGACCTTGAGTTCCAGTGGAAGAGGGGCCGTCTGCCTAATCTGCTCCCAGCCATGGAGCTCATCATGCTGGCCTTGCTCAACGCCCAGAGTCCTGAAAAG gaGGACGTAACCAAACAGTGGCTGGTGAGGAAGCAGCGAACCCAGAGGATCG ATGCTGCTCGCTACATCCCACACAGCG TGTGGAATTGGATCTGCGAGGCGGCAG aggACGTCCTCCTGGACCCCGACACGGCCAACGGCGACCTGCTGATCTCCGACGACGCCAAGCGCATGCGCTGCGGCGTGGAGGGCGGCGACGCCCCCTGCTGCGCCCGCCGCTTCGACGGCTGGCGCTGCGCCGCCGCGCGCCGCGGCTACGCCTCCGGGCGCCGctactgggaggtggaggtgggcgaCCGCGACTGGCGCCTGGGCGTGGCCAAGGCCCGGGCGCCGCGCCGGGGCTACCGCGCGCTCAACGCCGACTCGGGCTACCTGACGCTGCGGCTGGAGCGCGGCAGCGAGCTGAAGGCGCTGACGGTGCCGGCCACGCCCCTCGCCCCCGGCCTGGCGCCGCCCCGCCGGGTGGGCGTGTACCTGGACTACGAGCAGGGCCAGCTGTCCTTCTACGACGCCCAGCGCCGCGCGCACCTGTACACGTACAACGAGAGGTTCACCGAGGAGCTCACCCCCGTGTTCGGCACGGTGGAGGCCATGAAGGACCTGGTGATCCGGCCCGCTGCCGTCAGGGGCCCCTGCCTCTGTCCCGGGCCCTGCCTGTGGAActga